The Lathyrus oleraceus cultivar Zhongwan6 chromosome 5, CAAS_Psat_ZW6_1.0, whole genome shotgun sequence genome includes the window TTATATAAGTAGATTACATTTTTTAGAGATTAATTCAActcattatatatatatatatatatatatatatatatatatatatatatatatatatatatatatagatatagatatatatatatatatatatatatagatatagatatagatatagaTAAAATAAAGATTATACATAGAAGGTAAACAGATtctaaaaaaatatatatttgttTTTTCAGGGTTAGCTGATGAAGGATTCAGAGAAAATATGCTTCCTACTCATTACTATTTTTACAAGGTACTTTATTATATTCTTTTTCTTATTATTTGATGTTTAGATATTGTTCTTTTTAGTTAACAAGTATTTTGGTTTCATTTTGCTTTTGAATGAAGGATGGTATGAAGACAAACTCAAGGAAGCTATTGTCCCATGATTTTGTGTTGGATTATGAAGAAGCAGGACCCAACCCAAAGCATTCAAAGAAACCTGGCAATGGAAAGGGTCCTTAAAAAACTTAACAACTAACTAATTATATTCATATGTCATCGTATAATATAACTATATATTATCATATTATGTCTTTCCCCTCAAAATGTTTTATTCATGTATGAGAAGACATGATGTGATTATATAGACAACCATAGGAGCCACTATTTGTATGAGTTGTAACTTATGAGgtattaaataaataaagtatGCTTGATATTTTACTTTTATATTCACTTTGGATTGCAAGAGAAGTTAGGATTAATGCAGTTAATTAGTTAGTTACTTGATTATGAAGTAATTATCCTACTTGTGTTGTAAGCTAATTATAAGCTATCAAGTTTATTCACTTGTATGATAAGTTATATGTACTTGTTGTATGCATAATCAAAAGCTAATGATTGATCAATATCTTACCATTGGTATTCAGAGCCAACACCAGATTCTCTTTGTTCACAAAATGCAGTTTTATTAGTTGCACCACCTTTATGATTTTGTTTGTGTTCATCAAGATTTCTTCTTTCATTTTGTTTTGTCCTCAATTTGACACAAATTTGAATTTGCACCACCTTCTATCCGAAAGTTTGATGGTTTTTATGATCATTGGGCATTACTTATAAAAAAATTGTTGTGATTAAAATTGTATTGAAACCTTATTGAAGATGGTTTCATTGTGGCTCCTACAGATGCCACACCAGAGTAGGTGAAACTTGTTGCTGGTAGAAAACTCAGATTTAAAGGTGAATACTTTCTTGTTTCGATCTATTGATCTCTCCATTTTTTAACACATCTTGGTGTGTAACTCTGAGAAGGACATATAGGAGCTTGTAGAATGCTACAAGTAGAATGAGTGTACTGAAGAATGAAAACTTAACGAAATGACAGTGaagaatctctctctctctctctctctatatatatatatatatatatatatatatatatatatatatatatatatatatatatatatatatatgtatgtgtgtgtgaAGCTCCAACACGGCTATTAAAAGGCGTGTCCTCGGACCAGACATGTATCTGACACGGATACACGTACGACACTGGTACAAATCGTTTCAGACACGTTTTTGAAATGTCCAACAAAAATAAGTTAAACGTAACGGACACGAATACAACACATTATTTCAAATAACGAACATGGCCCAACTCAAATtctaaaaaaaaaattaaaaaaaacaaatgtttttttaccttttctgtttCACTTTTCCACTATAAAAACAACATGATATCCCATATTCCACATTTCATATTACCTTTAGCATTCGTGTTTTTTCATCTTCTATGTTAGTTTTCATCTTCGCCGCACGCCATTTCTTTTGTCTCCACAAGGTTTTTTCATCTTCTATATTTGTTTTCATCTTCGCCTCACGCCGCTTTACCTCACACTGACGCTTCTGTATCCACAAGTTTTTTCATCTTCTCTGTTTGTTTTCATCTTCACCACACGCCGCTCGTGCTCCATTACTTCAAAAGATTGGACTTAAGTTACTTGCACAACCTTGTTCTTCATCATGTTGTGAAAAAAATTGGAACACATATTCATTTATTCATTCTTTGAAGAGAAACAAAATGACACCACATAGAGGAAAAGTTTTAGTATAGATGCATAGGAACCTTTGAGTTAgtattaaaataaaacaaaatcttaaatttaaaatttaaaaaataatatataaaaacATAAACACTTACATTCCTCCATCGGAGTGAATGACAAATCATTTGTCCTTGTATTTCCTAATTGTTCGCGGCGGTGCATTTCTTAGAATGTGTGTCGTCCTTCGCTCCTCATGAGCACTATCAGGAGCACTAGTATCTCCATGATCATGAGAACTAGTATCTCCATGACCTTGAGCACTAGTATCATCCTCAACATCTTGCTCATCGTGCGTAGAATGCATGGGTGATGAATGTGGCATGCTAGATCCACTTGTCTCCATATATGACATAGAAGGCTGCATAAAAGGCATGCTAGACCACCTGCCTCCATATATGGCATAGAAGGCTGCATGGAAGTCATCAAAAAATAAACATAGATGAATCAGGAACCTCTTCTACAATGAATCTTGTGCGGCGAGCCTTACGCTTACCCTTTTCCTCACTTCAGACTCTCCTGATATTATTGAATCTGATATTATTATCTCTAGACTCTCCTGACTTTTCTTGCTCTTCTTCCACATGATTTGTTGACAACAAGATATTTGCATCAACTTGTTGACCCACAACTATAATATCAACCAAACTTGTAATCTCCTCAATTTCAATTTTCCTATTAACTGGTGAAATCTCATCATCTTGGTATGCAATATCATCTTCCATTACACTGTCAGTTTCAATATAACCCATTGGGTTGGACTTGATTACAACATATCATCCTCGTTTACTTGGTTGAGTTGAAGAATAAGGTATGTAATAAACTTTCCTAACATTATGTGCCGTTATGAAAGGGTCATACTCATTGAACTTTCTATCCATTCGAAACTCAACAGTGTTATATTTTTTTATCTATTTTAGTTCCTCTGGAAGATGGATCATACCAGTCACAATAAAATAGGATAACTTTATTCTCTGAGTCTATATAATTATATACCAACTCATAAATATGTGTGATAACACCATAGAAGTCGTCATCACCACCCTCTGTAACTCCTTTTACAATTACACCATTGTTTATTATTTTCTTCCCTTCTGTCCATGTTTGAGTGTGAAATTTTTATATTCGTTTACAAAGTATGTGTCTCATTCATTTGCACGTTGATGAGGGCCTTCGGATAAACTTCTCAAATGGATTATTTCAGGACTTGGTGCAACAATGCATGATAATTGTTgcttgaatcatgcaggaaaatAGGCATGTGTGTAACCTGTCGATGGATTTTGACCCGTGCTTTGAAAATAGTAGGTATTAAATGCCCttttttttgggggggggggggggggggggggaggaaTCTAGGTTACAAAAAGGTGAAAAGTATATTTATCCAAAAATAAATACATACTTAATTTAATATACTTACTCAAGATATGTTTTAACTTCAACGCAGTTAATCAACACATGAACATGAGCAGATTGCATTTCTTTTTCAGACAGCCAATGCACACTCGTTTTTCCATAAGGACGGTCAGGACGACCAATAACTGATAAGTTGAATTCACTTATTTCACTAAAGTGAACTTCATTTCTTATGATTCTCGGAGTCAACATCATATGATTGAAATAATGAGAGCAAAAATTTGAAGTTTCTCGATGCAAGTAATGTGAACATATTGATCCCTCAACTCTTGCCTTATTTTTACTCGTCCCTTTGAATCACCCATGACTAATTCAAATTGATACATCCATCTATATTGAATAGGTCCACCAAGGTAAGCTTCATAAGCAAGATGCACATGGATATGCTTCATAGAATCAAAGAAACCTGGCAGAAATATTTGCTCCAACTTGCAGAGAATGACATGAATATTTTGGTCCAATTTAATGATGTAATCTACTCTTAAATTTGACGCATAAATGTCTTTAAAAAATTGACTAATATCAGTTAGTGGATTAAGAACATGCTTGGGAAGTGAACTGAATGAAATTGGAAGCAATCGTTCCATGAAAACATAACAATCATGACTTTTCATTCCATGTAGTTTTCCAGTTTGTGCGTCAGCACATCTTGCTAAGTTAGAAGAATAACCATCTGGCATCCTCAACTCATTTAACCACCGACAAACTACTTTTTCTTCTTGGGGAGTAAGAGTGTAACAAGCCTCCGGTTTTAATAATTTTCCATTTGGTTGAGGTTTCAACTCCAAGTCTTTTCGATTACACAAAAGTTCCAAGTCCTTTCTAGCCTTCTCATTATCTTTTGTCTTGCCTTGGACATCCATCAGTGTGTTAAATACATTATCAAAAAAATTCTTCTCAATGTGCGTAACATCCATATTATGTCGCAACAAATTATCCTTCCAATATGGGAGGTCCCAAAAAATACTTCTTTTTGTACAATTGTGTGTGTCCCGATATCCTTGGATTCTGCATGTTTTACCATTATCTATGAATTTTGATAGGTCACAAACATTATTCCATACTTCAGTCGATGACAGACGAGGGGGAGGAAGATTTGTTACTTTATTCCGTTTTCTAAAAGCATTCTTATTTTTTCTAAAAACATGGTTTATAGGTAAGAACCTACGGTGACAACCAAACCACGAACTTTTCCCACCCATTTCCAAAGTAAACACTTTTGTGTGTCCCATGCAATGCGGACATCTCATTTTTCCACGCGTACCCCAACCAGACAACATGCCATATGCAGGAAAGTCATTAATTGTCCATATCAAAGTACCTCGCATATTAAAGTTTTGTTTACAAGACACATCATAAGTCAACTCTCTAATCCATAACCTCTTCAAATCATCAATTAAAGGTTATAAATAAACATATATTCCCACCTTTGGACTCGACGGTCCTGGAATGAGGCATGTCAAAAACATGTAAGGTTTCGTCATGGACATCTAAGGAGGGATATTGTACGAGGTAACAATAACTGGCCAACAAGAATAGGTAATCGAAGACGATTGGATATACTGAGTAAAACCATTTGAGCATAATCCGAGCCTGATATTTTTGGGTTTTGCTGCAAAATCTCGATGTACTCTATCAAAGTGTTTCCATGCCTCGCCATCAGATGGATGTCGCATCATGCCTGAACTACTGGTATTTTTATGACGCCGTGTCATTTGGCTTGCACTATGAATTGGCGCAAACATTATTTGCATTTAGGTATTATTGGCAAATAGAACATGGACTTTACTGCAACTCGCTTTTGCTTTCGATCAACGCCTTTACTGCGAACTAAATACCTTAGACTCTTACAAAACTTACATTCCTCCAATTCCCCGACATTTGTACCAAACTCAATGTCATAAAACAACATACAACCTCCAATGCAACAATCAATATTTTTTACTCCTAGTCCCAACTTCGACACCATCCTCTTAGCATCATAATAACTCGTAGGCATGTTTTCTTTCACAGGAGTCGCATCCAACATCATTTTTGCAAAGAATTCCAAACATTGATCAGGAACATTCCAATTTGACTTCGCAACCAAGAGTTTCAGACAAATGGATAGCCTGAAGTCAGAAGACCCCTCAAACAGTGGTATATTTCTTTCTTTCAACAATTGATAAAACTTTTGTGCTTTCTCGTTAGGGAGCTCATCTGCATCAAAATCTTGAGGTTCAGCATAAATCACATTCACCCCTAATGCATCACCGATCATATCATTTATGAGATTAAATTATTCATGGTCTTGCAAATGTGGTTGACTTCTTGATGCCTCTCTATTTATTTCAGGTCCAACATGTGTTTGACTGCTTGAAGCCTCTCTATTCATCTCTGGCAGTATTTCTCCATTAGAATACCACACTCAATAATTTGGCCTAAAACCATCTTTCTCCAAGTGAGGTTTCACTACATTTGGGTCACTAATTATATTTCTGCTTAAACACGAACATCTTACCCATCCTCCGCTTTGACAACATTCTTGAGCAAACGCATATTTCAGAAACGCATCGACTTTTTCTTCAAAATGTGGTTTAAGCCCACTCCTTCCTAGATACGTTATATCATACATCCAACTACGATAAAACTGGTAATATTTCATACTGCACATGTGCAATATTGTAtgtttaaatttaaatttaagaAAAGGGGAATTAATCTTTCGACAAACATATAACTATATTATATTTCTAACTAACATATCATATAACTAACATgtttttaaatatatttttacTTACAAATTAAATACTTTTAtgatttaattcatattttttataaatatattaCGAAAATATATTACATACTTTCTAAATAAAAAGTGTATATTAATGTATAATCTATTTTTTTATAGAAATATATAATATGATTCTTAAACTAATTTTACAAATTTATAAACAAcaaaatatataaataatatcATATAACTAACATATATTCATAACTAAATATAATTATTATTCTAATTAAAGATatacaattttaaaaaaaatccatATTTTTTTAATACATGTACTTAATGCAtatttaatattttcaaataaataTTTACTTTTTTCTTACAAATTCACATACTTTATAATATATTTATCaaaatatattaatattttaagagtttaattgaaatacactgacagtgtaaaagacttttacaccgtcagttaataatagacgttggatattgaaacaagtttgacttttattttaaaaacctataaagtaatgcaaacggatgatgatgatgaattgatagtgtaaaattttttacactgacagtaTATAGTAATTAATCCCTTATTTTAAAAAGTATATACTTTCTAactaaaaatatatattaatatattacAAAACTGTATTACAAATTATATACTTTTATAATTTAATTCATACTTTCTAAATAAAAAGTgtatattaatatataatatattcTTTTATTAAAATTCCATAATATGTTTCTTAAATTTGTTTTATAAATATtcttttataaaaatatttaatatatatttaatGTTTTCAAAATAAATATATACTTTTTTCTTATAAATTTACAAACTttctaaatatatatattaaaatataatCTGTTTAATTCATATTTTCTATAAATATATTACTAAAAATATTACATATTTTTTAAATGATATTAAATTATAATCTTTCTTTTAAAATATATTcttttataaaaatatataatatgTTTTTTAACTAATCTTAcaaatttatataaaaaatatatataaccaatattgtttttatatttatacactaaataataaaaacaatatatatatatatatatatatatatatatatatatatatatatatatatatatatatatatatatatatatatatatatatatatatatattgaaataaaaataaaaatacaacaTAGATCAATATTTTCGAAGTATTATAATATACGTCTTTTACAAAAAATTATAATATAAATACTAAATATTTtagaaataaaaataatattttcgAAATATATAGTACTAAATAATATATCATTTTCGAAATGAAAAAGTTATATATTTTATCATAACAACATTAGACCATATACAACACAGATCAATATCAAATACCCCTAAAGtcttaaaaaagaaaaaaatatgtGTACCTTGTATAAATGAACAATGAGAATCTTGTCCCTTTTAATTTGCGAGGGGCTCCCCCTCGTTAATAATGACGTGTTGCAGGCGCGTTGCAGCTTTAACAGTTGTACTCAGAATACTTTTTTGGTTGATttgccttaaccttacaattgGTGAGGCATATCCCGTTGCTTATTGAACGGATATAATTAGTGAGGGGATACCCCCTCGCAAATGACTTTATTTGCCAACAAAAGTATTTTTTTTGGCTTGAAAATGGTTTTGGGGGAGATCGGTTGAGAACTTATGCACCTGCACATAATGGCTTCATAATTCTATCATTCGGATTAACCAATATCAGATTGGGATTTAGGAACCCGTGGTAGCAGATTTTCTCTCGATCATTTGAGGTCATCTTTTCTCCTTGGACAAAGATAAGTGGGGTTGGAATATGAATAAGGATTGTGTTTTCTCAGTGCCCTCTGCCTATCATTTTCTTCTGTCTTCTTCTACCCGTCTACCCTCGGATTGCATTAAGGTTAAATCCTATATATGGAATAGTTGGGAACCATCTAAGGTGATATTGTTTTCATGGTAGCTTATCCTTGATAGGTTCCACTTTAGAGAATCTATTCAAGAGAAAGGTGATTATTGACCCTGGTCTTACTTTGTGTCCCTTTTGTGATGTTTCTGTTGAGAGATCATCTCACTTGTTTGTCACTTATGACTTGGTTTGTACAGTCTGATATATGATTTTCAGGTGGTTGGATTGACAAATACTTTTTGATAGTTTTATCTCTTTAGGTGATAAAGTGAGTGAAGTCTAAAGAGTTTTTTTAATGATCTAGAATGCAATGATTTGGTCTATTTTGAGGGTTAGGAATAAGGTTGTGTTTTCTGGGTCTTCAACAAACGTGAAAGATGTGGAAGACAAAAGTATTTTGGCTTGGAACTGGTTTTTGGGAAGATCAGCTGAGAACTATTGAACTTTCACATAATGGCTTCAAAATCCTATCATTTGGATTAACGAATAAAAGATTGAGATTTATGGTCAGAGTGTAAGTGTGGGTGTTCCTTTCTTTTCCTTGTAGTCGTTGATTTGTCGATTTAAGTCATATTGGCTCGAGATCTAGTTTGTTCCTCACTGTGGTGTAGTTTTTTAGGATGATCTTTAAAGTTTAGGTCGTGGTGGTTTTTATTGTTTTATGTACTTGTATTTATTTGTCTTCCTTGTTTGTTTTTTCTTGTTTTATCATATGTAGTTTTTGATACTTCTTATACCAAGTTTGTGCATTTGTACCCGACAAGGTGATTCCTAAATTCATATTTTTTATCTACATCATTATATTTTCCTTTAAAAATatttattgaaaattaaaaatatcatcatgatcaaaacaaaacaaacaaaagagGGGAAAATATCATTTTTTCAATCTTAGTTCTTGTAGAGTCGTGGTTGAGTTATAATACATTGCATCTAAATTATAATTATTCATAAATTTTAGTTGATTCAGTGATGGTTGGTATTAGACTTGGTAGGTAGAACTGCAGTTTGATCCCCCGCAATTGTGATTAGAAGGGAGTTAAAACCATTTGATAATAGAACTTAACTCCAAATTAGATTAATCGGTTTCAGTGGCTcaaatattaataaaaaaattgtaaTTTTTCAAAATGGATCTTTTAATTTCATAGGAAATTTGTGTGACCAGAAATAATAATATATTGCTTATGTATACTAGTCAATTTTAGTGGATTTGTTTAATTCAATAATCAAAAGTCATCGGTATACAATATTAGCCCACGTGTGACACAAATAATAAAGAGTAAATTAATTAGATGTGTCATGTGATATACGTCTTTTAGaaatattataatataaatactaaatattttagaaataaaaataatatttttgaaATATATAGTACTAAATAATATATCATTTTcgaaataaaatatatatatatatatatatatatatatatatatatatatatatatatatatatatatatatatatatatatatatgttttatCATAACAACATTACACCAAATACAACACAGATCAATATCAAATACACCTAAAGtcttaaaaaagaaaaaatatgTGTACCTTGTATAAATGAACAATGAGAATCTTGTCCCCTTTAATTTACGAGGGGCTCCCTCTCAGTAATAATGACGTATTGCAGGCGCGTAGCAACTTTAGCAATTGTACTCATAACATATTTTTGGCTGATTTGCCTTAATCTTACAATTAGTGAGGGGTATCCCATTGCTAATTGAATAGATATGATTGGTGAGGGGATATCCCCTTGCAAATGACTTTATTTGTCAACCCATATGCTTAAATTTTGGCGTTATTTCTTCTTTGCGATGGGTGACCCCTAGCAAAGTCCaatttcaaattttaaaaaaaaatctcccACGTTTGCGAGGGGTCACCCCAGATTCTTGTCTTATATAATTTTTGTATATTTTGAGTGTTGCGAGGGGTTTAACCCCAAGCAACGTTGTTTATTTAGTGAGGGGTTTTACCCTTGGCAAAATCCCCTAGCTATTCAAGGTTTTTCTTGTAGTGATCATCAAGAGGAAACTAAAATGTGAGATGTCGCTGAAGATGAGTTTGGATCATTAGTTGACAATGGATTTTTTAAAACTGTTGACTTGTCTTTGGATGAGCCAAACTTAGAGGCAGAGTTTGTATCATTTTGTTTTAGATGATTTTCCTTAATTGAAAGTATACTCAGTTTGTTTTGGTGGATTTATGTCTTTTTTTTGTTTGATTGAAAATACTAAGTTTAAATAAACATAAATTTTGCTTCTTATCTTAAACTTTTTATAAATTATGCTCATAAATTACACTATtttattaaaatataaaaaaatatatatatagTCGTTTCCGTGTTCTATATTTTTTAGATTAACGGTATCCAATGTCGTGTCATGTCCCTTATCTATGTCCAAACCCGGACTTCATAGCTTAATACCCTATGAACATGATTGTCAAAGAAGAAGTATGGTTCCTTCATTATGTTTGGACTAATAATATGATTGGGAACAAGGAATGGTATTTGATTTTGATGATTCCTATAGAGAATTAGTCAAACTTGATGATAATTAAATAATGTCAATCATGAGAAGATGAGGCTTGAAGTTATGCATGGGAGGAAGGACTCGGGTTATTATTGACGTTTATGACTTACCAAACCTTAGAAACAATCTTTTAAGCATATGAAAATTGTTATAGAGGAAGTTGAGCATTGTATTTCACAATGACTCATGCGGGGTGTTTCATGAGGAGAAAGATTTGATAATGTTCACACAAATTTTCTCAAATAGAATGTTTGTAATTTTTTCACCTACGATGATGCCTATGTGCTtgaaaatgattaaaaaataatattaatttatGGCACTTCAAATATGGTCGTCTAAATTTTAAAGGCCTCAACACTCTTGCGAAGAAAGACACGGTGAAAGGTCTTCCTACTGCGAAAGAATTTAATGACATGCTCATATCATGTGAGTGAAAAATAAAATAGGAATGTCATCCTTAAACATGTCTCATGGAGAACCACTAGATAGCTTAATCTCATACAGTCTTAACATTTGTGGACTAATAATCCAATGAAGCTACAAGGTATTTCATTAGTTTCACATGTGACTATAGTAGGAAAACATGGACATATGTATTACTAGAGAAATCATATGCCTTAGATATGTTTGAGAGATAAAGCATTAGTTGAAAAAGAGTTAGGTTGTCTAGTTCAATGTCTCGGAGAAAACAAGGGTGGAGAGTTCTCTTCTATTGAATTCAATGATACTTACAGCATGCAAGGAGTCAAGACACAATTGATTACAGCTTATAAGTCTCAACAAATTGGACTGtcaaaaaggaaaaatagaaTATTTATGGATATAGTAAGAAACTTGTTAGCAGAAAGGAATGTGCCCAAAACATTTTGACTTGTTGAAGTTCTATGGATCACATATGTGTTTAGTAGGAGTCCAAACTTGTCTATCAAGGATATCACTCCCTAAGAAGCTTGGAGCAATGTAAAACCACAAGTCCATTATCTCAAAGTATTTGGACGTTTGGCATATACATATGTGACCTATGTTATAAAAACTAGATCAAAAAAGAATCAAGTGTGTCCATCTCGGTGTCATTGAAAAATCTAAGGCATACAAATCATATGGCCATGTCATGAAAAAGATTGTGATAAGGAGAAATGTAAATTTTAAAGAATTCAAGAGATGCAATTGGAATGAAGTTTCACAACAGTAGAAACTTGAATATGATATTGTTGAGGAAGACAAGGTTAAATCATAACAAAATGATGCAGAGGTATAAGTTATAGGTCATGAAGAATAAACCAATGAAATCAATAATAAGACCAATGTACCTAATTCAAATTATGAGTAGGCCGATTGAGTTGCATAAGAACTACTTCCAAGATAAAGAAGACAACATATGTACCTGAAGGACTATGTCATAGGTAAATAACCTACATAAGGTATGCAAATACACACTTTAGCCATTTTTAGCACAAATGATGATCCAAGAACAAGAAGATTTCAAATTGAAGGGAAGCCATGGATCAATATATAAAATTAATAGAAAAGAACAACATATGGGAGCTAAAAAGTTTACCATCAACGTATAGAAATATTGGTATcaaattaatttattattaattaGGTGTGACTCATGTAAACAATATTTGGCTTAAATAAAAGACACTTAAATGTGATGATTATTTTGGTAGATGGATAATTAAGTCAATGGgattttattttgaaattcaaaatacAAATCCCTCTTCTCTCTCTTCATGACTGTTGGGACATGACTCTTGGGGTGGAATATGACTGTTGGAATAAAG containing:
- the LOC127081850 gene encoding uncharacterized protein LOC127081850; amino-acid sequence: MEHKIKIFLLVTLLVLIPFPISSGLADEGFRENMLPTHYYFYKDGMKTNSRKLLSHDFVLDYEEAGPNPKHSKKPGNGKGP